In Sandaracinaceae bacterium, the following proteins share a genomic window:
- a CDS encoding metalloregulator ArsR/SmtB family transcription factor produces the protein MKDSEPLSLERAAGLFALFGDETRVRLLWLLSEAELSVAEICRVTELAQSRVSGHLARLREGGLLSARARGASNLYRVDDEQLPPEGRALLGVFSERLRDSVLDGDRRRLAEALAARAGGETWPESIAGEMERHYSPGRTWEALGNALFGLLSLGDVLDVGCGDGHLAALLEGRCVRYVGIDVSPKVIEAAARRVLGSGADSLVAQRVRFEVGDMHALPLGDASVDVALLLHVLGYSTEPVVALREAARVLRPGGRVVVATLLEHPHAELTARYGHVNAGLQPSALLRLLKRAGMTPQFCEITSRERRAPHFQVLTAIATK, from the coding sequence AGCCGCTCAGCCTGGAGCGAGCCGCCGGTCTGTTTGCGCTGTTCGGGGACGAGACGCGCGTGCGCCTGCTGTGGCTCTTGTCGGAGGCCGAGCTCTCGGTGGCCGAGATTTGCCGTGTCACCGAGCTGGCCCAGAGCCGCGTCTCGGGTCACCTCGCCCGGCTGCGCGAGGGCGGGCTCCTCTCGGCGCGGGCGCGCGGCGCGTCCAACCTGTATCGCGTGGACGATGAGCAGCTGCCCCCCGAGGGCCGCGCGCTGCTGGGCGTCTTCTCGGAGCGCCTGCGCGACTCCGTGCTGGACGGCGACCGGCGGCGGCTGGCCGAGGCGCTCGCGGCGCGCGCGGGGGGTGAGACCTGGCCGGAGAGCATCGCCGGGGAGATGGAGCGCCACTACTCCCCCGGGCGCACCTGGGAGGCCCTGGGCAACGCGCTCTTCGGCCTGCTGAGCCTGGGCGACGTGCTGGACGTGGGCTGCGGCGACGGGCATTTGGCCGCCCTGCTCGAGGGGCGCTGCGTCCGCTACGTGGGCATCGACGTGAGCCCGAAGGTCATCGAGGCGGCGGCGAGGCGCGTGCTCGGCTCCGGGGCAGACTCCCTGGTGGCTCAGCGGGTGCGCTTCGAGGTGGGCGACATGCACGCCCTGCCGCTCGGGGACGCGTCCGTGGACGTGGCGCTGCTGCTGCACGTGCTGGGCTACTCCACGGAGCCCGTGGTGGCGCTGCGCGAGGCTGCGCGGGTGCTGCGTCCCGGCGGCCGGGTGGTGGTGGCCACCTTGCTGGAGCATCCGCACGCCGAGCTGACGGCCCGCTATGGCCACGTCAACGCAGGCTTACAGCCCAGCGCGCTCCTCCGCCTGCTGAAGCGTGCTGGCATGACGCCACAATTCTGCGAGATCACGTCGCGCGAGCGCCGTGCTCCCCATTTTCAAGTCCTGACCGCGATCGCGACAAAGTGA